In the Streptosporangiales bacterium genome, GAACTCCCCGAGCGTACGGAGTCCGAGCCGGATCAGCAGGCCGGCGAGCTCGGGCCGGTCGAGCACGTTCACCGGATGGTCGGCGAGGAACGCCTCCGTGTCGTCCGACGGGACGACGGTGCGGGGCTCGTCCGTGCGTGCCGCGAGCATCGCGGCGAACAGTCCGTCGGCGATCCCGACCCTGGCGTCGAACCCGGTCTCGCCGACCACGGTCTCGTGGACGAGGTCGGCGAGTGCGCGTTCGCCGCCGAAGTACCTGGCCGGCCCCCTGGCCGGGAGGGCGCAGACGCCGGGGCGTACGACCTCGACCCGCGGGCAGCGCTGCTCGACGTGGACCACCACCTGCTCGAACATCCGGGCCTGGTGGTCGGGGTCGTCGTCGCGGACCACCAGGCCGGGGCAGGCACGCTGCGCGTCCCGCAGCCGCTGGCCGCGCTTGACGCCGCTCTCGCGTGCGCTCCCGGAACAGGCCACCACGCATCCGGACGCGACGACCGCGACCGGCGCGTCGGTGTGGGCCTCGGCGCTGACCACCGGCCAGTCGGGACACCAGACGACGAGGACGCGCGTGGGGGAGCCGGTGGACGTCACGGTCACGCGATCGCCTCCTCACGCGCCGGCTCGGGACGCCGGTCACCGGCGGCCTCCCCGGCAGGACGCACGCCGCCGTCGGCCGCCGGGAGCCACAGCCGCAGGGTGCGCGGCCGGACCGCGCCGCGGCGCCCCTGCGCCGTCACCTCCGCGTAGCGGCCGCCCAGGTGCCCGTGGCCGTCGGCCACCCCGGTCCACCGCGCGGTGGACACCCGCAGGTGGAGGTCGGCGCCCTGCCACGGGCCGGCGACGACCAGCGCGGACCCGTGCCGGCGGGCCAGGGCGGTGAGCCGGCGCGCGACGTGCGGCGCCGGCTGGTCGGCGAGCCCGGTGAGCACCAGGTCGATGCCGTCGAGCAGGGCGGCCACGACCTCTGCCCACCGCGGCCCCGGCCGGTCGACGAGCAGCAGCCGGTGCGGATCGACGCCCATCTCGACCGCGGACAGCACGCCGCAGTCGGGCATGCCCACCACCGCGACCCAGCCCCCCGTGGCGGACGGCCCCGCGGCCAGCGCGAGCATCAGGGCCGGGTCGTCGACGGTGGCCACCGAGCCCCGCCGCAGCCCGCCGTCGGGCAGCAGGTCGCGCACCGCCGGCAGCGCCGGCAGCACGCCCACGGCGGACTGCCGGCTTTCCCCAACGTCGACCAACCCCCTGGACAAGCCCACGCCTCACTGTCGAACATATGTTCGACTACGTCAAGCTGGGGCGAGCCAGACTTCCGGCAGGGTGTTCACCCGGTGCCGCCGTAGGTTTCTTGCGGGGCCTGCTCGGTCAGGAGGCCGTCTCTGGTGCATCGAGGAAGGTGGTAACGACGTCCAGGACCAGCGCGGTGCGGCTCAGCCCGAAGAAGTGCGTGGTGCCGGGGAACACCGCCAGCTGCGAGGCCGGGACACCGGCGAAGTCGCCGTTGACGTCGCCGCCGCGCAGCCGCAGGAAACGGACGGCATGGTCCAGGGTGACCATGTCGCAGTCGCCGACGGTGATCAACGTCGGCGCGGCGATCCCCTCGATCTCGGCGTCGGACCAGCCGGTGACGCCCTTGTCGAACGTCCCCAGCTTGTCCAGCAGATCCTGCAGCTTGTCCGGGTTCGGCGACTTGGCCAGGTAGTCCTGCTCCATCGGGGTGCCGGCGATCATGTCGACCGTCATCTCGCCGACCGCCTCCGCGTTCTCCCCCCGGTCACCGTCCGGGTGGAACGACACGGACGACACGATCAGCTTGCGGAGCAGCTCCGGGTGCCTGGTCGCCAGGTGCAGCGCCACCGCGCCACCCACGCTGAACCCGAACACGTCGACCTGCGGGACCCCCAGGTGCTCGAGCAGTCCGACGACGTCGGACGCGAGGTGGGCGCTGGTCAGCGGGCGGTCGATGTCGCCGGTCCGCCCATGTGCCTGGAAGTCCGCGGCGATGACCTGCCGCGTCTGCGCCAGGCCGGGCAGGACCTCACCGAACTGAAGGTCGATGTTGAACAGCCCGCCGTGCAGCAGGAGCAGTGGCGTCCCACCCGAGCCGTGGATCTCGTAATACATCTGCAGGCCGTTCACCGCTGCGTATCCCGTCTCGGCGGCCGGGCTCGTGTACGGCGCTTCCGTGGACTGCTCGGTCACTGTCGTCTCCTCGATGGGCTGCACGGCTGAGGGACGAGCCTTGCAGACTCTCGGCGACTCGTCGTACGCCCGTGAACGTATTCGACGCTCCGCGGCCGAACGCACACACCGTCGTCCCGCGTCCAGGTGCGACCGCTATCCTGAGCCCGGTCTTTTCGCGTCTCAGCAGATGGCGTCGGGGAAAATGAGCTTTGACAACGATGCCGTGTACGCACGGCGGGTCGTAGGTGCCGTACTGGTGATCGCCGCCGTGATGGCACTCGTCGACGTCGGCCACGGATGGGGCCGCGCGGAGGATCGTGGCGCCGTGCCGACGGCGTCGGGGTCGCGGTCACCGACGCCCGCAGCGGCGGCGGCGCGGGTGAGCATCGAGCCCGCCGACGATGCCCGGAAGGTCCGACCCGACCGGCCCGTCGTCGTTCGTGCCGCCGGTGGTCGCCTCACGTCTGTCTCGGTCACCTCCAAGGACGGGCGTGACCTCAGCGGCAGCTTCGACGCCGACCGCACCACGTGGACCTCGACGTGGGCGATGAGCCCGTCCGCGCGGTACGTGGCCAAGGCGACCGCGGAGAACCGTGACCACGAGGCGACGACGGAGACGTCGGCGTTCCGTACCCTGACGCCGCGCGCGACGTTCGGTGCGACCGCGAACACCATCGCCCCCGGCGGGTCGACGGTCGGCGTCGGCTTCCCGCTCATCCTCGACTTCTCCGTGCCGATCGAGGACAAGGCCGACGTCGAGCGGGCCCTCGAGGTGCGGATGTCGCGGCCGGTCGAGGGAGCCTGGCACTGGACGAGCGACACCCAGATCGTGTTCCGCCCCAAGGAGTACTG is a window encoding:
- a CDS encoding alpha/beta fold hydrolase, producing MTEQSTEAPYTSPAAETGYAAVNGLQMYYEIHGSGGTPLLLLHGGLFNIDLQFGEVLPGLAQTRQVIAADFQAHGRTGDIDRPLTSAHLASDVVGLLEHLGVPQVDVFGFSVGGAVALHLATRHPELLRKLIVSSVSFHPDGDRGENAEAVGEMTVDMIAGTPMEQDYLAKSPNPDKLQDLLDKLGTFDKGVTGWSDAEIEGIAAPTLITVGDCDMVTLDHAVRFLRLRGGDVNGDFAGVPASQLAVFPGTTHFFGLSRTALVLDVVTTFLDAPETAS
- a CDS encoding L,D-transpeptidase family protein, coding for MGCTAEGRALQTLGDSSYARERIRRSAAERTHRRPASRCDRYPEPGLFASQQMASGKMSFDNDAVYARRVVGAVLVIAAVMALVDVGHGWGRAEDRGAVPTASGSRSPTPAAAAARVSIEPADDARKVRPDRPVVVRAAGGRLTSVSVTSKDGRDLSGSFDADRTTWTSTWAMSPSARYVAKATAENRDHEATTETSAFRTLTPRATFGATANTIAPGGSTVGVGFPLILDFSVPIEDKADVERALEVRMSRPVEGAWHWTSDTQIVFRPKEYWPAHQKIRLVAHLTGVRAAPGVFGDKNLSKRWTVGEQVIVKASAKTKRAVVYENGEKVKSWPVSMGQGGVWKYHTTSGIHLTMGRSNPEQMISPGIEKGQPGYYDELVYWAVRISNSGEYIHSMPSTVWAQGRQNVSHGCINSPPKKAEWFYEYQHPGDVVVITGTPRKLEYDNGWGFWQKSWKSWVAGGALNKPVTP